The following are from one region of the Gossypium hirsutum isolate 1008001.06 chromosome D03, Gossypium_hirsutum_v2.1, whole genome shotgun sequence genome:
- the LOC107951813 gene encoding uncharacterized protein, whose amino-acid sequence MQGLVLLPVLLCATYHIALSATNVTVADGLLDNGNFEQAPNASNMKGTVVVGRYAIPGWVNEGFVEYIKSGQKQGDMLLVVPEGAYAVRLGNEASIKQEIKVVKGMYYSITFSAARTCAQEERLNVTVAPDSGVMPIQTVYSSSGWDNYAWAFKTQSDAVMLIIHNPGVEEDPACGPLIDAVAIKALYPPRPTNKNIMKNGGFEEGPYIFPNTPWGVLIPPNIEDDNSPLPAWVVESLKAVKYIDSAHYFVPQGRRAVELVGGKESAIAQITRTIVGKTYRLSFSVGDANNSCAGSLVVEAFAGKATLKVPYESKGTGGFKRAALRFVAVSNRTRIMFLSTFYTMRSDDFSSLCGPVVDDVKLLSIRNP is encoded by the exons ATGCAAGGGCTCGTCTTGTTGCCGGTACTCCTTTGCGCCACCTACCATATCGCTCTTTCCGCGACCAACGTTACGGTGGCGGACG GGCTGTTAGATAATGGTAACTTTGAGCAAGCCCCGAATGCCTCAAACATGAAGGGCACGGTTGTTGTGGGGCGTTATGCAATACCAGGATGGGTAAACGAAGGGTTTGTGGAATACATAAAGTCCGGGCAAAAGCAAGGGGACATGTTGCTGGTGGTGCCTGAGGGAGCCTATGCAGTCAGGTTGGGGAACGAGGCTTCAATCAAGCAGGAGATAAAGGTGGTGAAAGGGATGTATTACTCCATCACCTTCAGTGCTGCCCGTACTTGTGCTCAAGAGGAGCGTTTGAACGTGACGGTAGCACCCGATTCCGGTGTGATGCCCATCCAGACAGTGTATAGCAGCAGCGGTTGGGACAACTATGCTTGGGCATTCAAAACACAATCTGATGCGGTCATGTTGATTATTCACAATCCTGGAGTGGAGGAGGATCCTGCTTGTGGACCACTCATCGATGCGGTAGCTATCAAGGCTTTATATCCTCCCAGACCCACCAACA AGAACATAATGAAAAATGGTGGTTTTGAAGAAGGTCCTTATATATTCCCCAACACTCCATGGGGTGTCCTAATCCCACCCAACATTGAGGATGATAATTCTCCTCTCCCTGCCTGGGTAGTCGAATCCCTCAAGGCCGTCAAGTACATCGATTCAGCCCATTACTTCGTGCCTCAAGGCCGAAGAGCCGTGGAGCTAGTTGGTGGAAAAGAGAGTGCAATCGCTCAAATAACAAGAACCATTGTTGGCAAGACATACAGGCTCTCCTTCTCGGTGGGCGATGCTAACAACTCCTGTGCAGGTTCTTTGGTCGTCGAGGCATTCGCCGGTAAAGCCACACTCAAAGTCCCATACGAATCTAAAGGGACTGGTGGATTCAAGCGAGCTGCACTTAGATTCGTGGCTGTTTCCAACAGGACAAGAATTATGTTCCTTAGCACGTTCTACACCATGAGAAGTGATGACTTTTCTTCTCTATGCGGTCCTGTTGTTGACGATGTGAAGCTTTTGAGTATTCGTAACCCTTGA